Proteins encoded together in one Astyanax mexicanus isolate ESR-SI-001 chromosome 10, AstMex3_surface, whole genome shotgun sequence window:
- the LOC111195765 gene encoding putative nuclease HARBI1, whose protein sequence is MDEPLAVFIAFLIVFALEEERQRRESRRAAARHRHLRRRALISALEQGERPSRYCSLNTSVPLLRIFLDDTQDTKPDFRLSRESLKVLFQLIKHEGTHGWGGTIEVLVFLFWLACGTSYRVVSRAFAMPRSTVHRVIHRMASEMRQILPKVIRHPKPEELQSISDGFVRLGNHTAFHSVVGAIDGCHVRIKAPGEPDAQCYRNRKLYPSVQFQAVCDHQAKFLDVFIGFPGSVHDARVLRHSTLYRQATFPPRGYMILGDGGYPCISQPIALITPFKKPVRGEERVAFNRHHARARSIIERAFGMLKTRWRSIFLHAQEVNPRFVPEVIAACVTLHNICMGAGDVVQPEEEADEDEEADVQEEDITAVSGHQLREQLCANIAGVQ, encoded by the exons ATGGACGAACCTCTTGccgtttttattgcatttttaatagtttttgcgCTGGAGGAAGAGCGACAGAGACGTGAGAGCCGACGTGCTGCAGCCAGACACCGACATTTAAGAAGAAGAGCGCTGATTTCTGCACTTGAACAG GGAGAAAGACCTTCAAGATACTGTTCTCTGAATACAAGTGTACCACTTTTGAGAATATTTCTGGACGACACCCAAGACACCAAGCCTGACTTTCGCCTGAGCCGTGAATCCCTGAAAGTGCTTTTTCAACTTATCAAGCACGAAGGCACCCATGGTTGGGGGGGGACCATTGAGgtgttagtttttcttttttggttggCCTGTGGCACATCATACCGCGTTGTTTCCCGTGCTTTTGCTATGCCCCGTTCTACAGTGCACCGTGTAATTCACAGAATGGCCAGTGAAATGCGGCAAATCCTACCCAAAGTTATCCGGCACCCAAAACCCGAAGAACTGCAGAGCATCTCTGATGGCTTCGTGAGGCTGGGAAACCATACAGCTTTTCACTCTGTAGTGGGTGCCATAGATGGGTGCCATGTGCGTATCAAAGCCCCTGGAGAACCTGATGCACAGTGCTACAGAAACCGGAAGCTCTACCCCTCTGTGCAATTTCAGGCTGTCTGTGACCACCAGGCAAAGTTTCTGGATGTTTTTATTGGCTTTCCTGGCTCAGTACATGATGCACGGGTGCTCCGTCACAGCACTCTGTATCGGCAGGCCACTTTCCCACCCAGGGGCTACATGATACTTGGTGATGGTGGGTACCCATGCATCTCTCAGCCCATAGCCCTCATCACTCCATTCAAGAAGCCTGTCAGAGGAGAAGAGAGGGTGGCCTTCAATAGGCATCATGCAAGGGCACGTTCTATAATTGAACGTGCTTTTGGGATGCTGAAGACCAGATGGAGGTCAATTTTCCTGCATGCCCAAGAGGTAAATCCAAGGTTTGTGCCAGAGGTGATTGCTGCCTGTGTCACTCTGCACAACATCTGCATGGGAGCGGGAGATGTTGTTCAGCCTGAGGAGGAAgcagatgaagatgaggaagctGATGTGCAGGAAGAAGACATCACAGCTGTCAGTGGCCACCAATTACGAGAGCAACTTTGTGCCAACATTGCTGGTGTCCAGTAA